Proteins encoded by one window of Triplophysa rosa linkage group LG19, Trosa_1v2, whole genome shotgun sequence:
- the rasgrp2 gene encoding RAS guanyl-releasing protein 2, giving the protein MDGVSSDQSASVDELVEACIKAFDNDGVLKETSLVRMFLTMHPWYLSSTNLAKKLLHKSQEVDCSANRQSQICHLVKYWISEFPAEFDLNPELAEQIRGLKERLEQNGDVRRSLLIDIDSIPSYEWRRQLTETVQKKRKTSLLFDHLDASTLAEHLTYMEYKSFCKIIFQDYHSFVMHGCTVDNPILERFITLFNSVSQWIQIMVLSKPTAQQRATVIAEFIKVAQKLLQLQNFNTLMAVVGGLSNSSISRLKDTQALICSETRKVFDELVELVTSSGNYSRYRQRFAECSGFRFPILGVHLKDLIAVHVALPDWVDPEKSRVNLTKTHQLYTIQEELALIQSTPPSIEASPDLLNLLIVSLDQYHSEDEIYQLSLQREPRSPKRSTSSSKSQSPLIEQWASSVKPKADPVIISKHIEKMVESVFQNFDTDADGYISQEEFEIIRSNFPYLGKFDELDQNQDCKISREEMIEYFTKATSLQNYKMGFVHTFTQASSIKPSFCRHCSRLIWGFYKQRYKCKVCGVSCHKDCQSRLAIECRKRTQSVSCDNGASFKATRSLSFPPPTSTQTIEECPVITDGSQEKEDEVFDVHL; this is encoded by the exons ATGGACGGCGTTTCATCGGATCAGTCAGCCAGCGTTGATGAGCTGGTGGAAGCCTGCATCAAAGCCTTTG ACAATGATGGCGTTCTGAAGGAGACATCGCTGGTACGCATGTTTCTCACCATGCATCCCTGGTACCTGTCCTCCACAAATCTGGCCAAGAAACTCTTGCACAA GTCTCAGGAAGTGGATTGTTCTGCAAATCGCCAGTCTCAGATATGTCACCTTGTCAA gTACTGGATATCTGAGTTCCCAGCTGAGTTTGACCTGAACCCCGAGCTGGCTGAGCAGATCCGTGGTCTGAAGGAGCGACTGGAGCAGAATGGAGATGTGAGACGTAGTCTGCTCATCGACATAGACAGCAT CCCATCATACGAATGGAGACGACAGCTGACCGAAACCGTCCAGAAGAAACGCAAGACCTCTCTTTTGTTCGATCACCTGGATGCTTCCACCCTGGCCGAACATCTCACTTACATGGAATACAAATCCTTCTGCAAAATTATT TTCCAGGACTACCACAGTTTTGTGATGCACGGCTGCACGGTGGATAATCCCATTCTGGAGCGTTTCATTACCCTCTTTAACAGCGTTTCTCAGTGGATCCAGATCATGGTTCTCAGTAAGCCTACAGCTCAGCAGAGAGCTACAGTCATCGCTGAATTCATCAAAGTGGCCCAG aaGCTACTGCAGCTGCAAAACTTTAACACGCTGATGGCAGTAGTAGGTGGACTTAGCAACAGCTCCATCTCTAGACTCAAGGATACACAGGCGCTCATCTGCAGTGAGACACGGAAG GTGTTTGACGAATTGGTGGAGCTGGTCACTTCATCCGGAAACTACAGTCGCTACCGTCAGCGTTTTGCAGAATGCTCCGGATTCCGTTTTCCCATTCTCGGGGTGCATTTGAAGGACCTGATTGCCGTCCACGTGGCCTTGCCTGATTGGGTCGACCCAGAGAAAAGCAGGGTCAACCTCACCAAGACTCATCAATTGTACACCATACAGGAAGAGTTGGCGCTCATTCAGAGCACTCCGCCCAGTATAGAAGCCAGTCCAGACCTGCTGAATCTGCTGATA GTGTCTTTGGACCAGTACCACTCAGAGGATGAGATTTATCAGCTCTCTCTGCAAAGGGAGCCACGCAGTCCAAAACGATCA ACTTCCAGCTCAAAGTCGCAGTCTCCACTTATAGAACAGTGGGCCTCTTCCGTCAAACCCAAAGCGGATCCGGTCATTATCAGCAAACACATTGAAAAAATGGTGGAG TCGGTGTTCCAAAATTTTGACACTGATGCCGATGGCTACATTTCCCAAGAAGAGTTTGAGATCATCAGAAGCAATTTTCCATACCTCGGCAAGTTCGATGAACTGGACCAAAACCA GGATTGCAAAATTAGTCGAGAGGAGATGATTGAGTACTTCACCAAAGCAACCTCCTTACAGAACTACAAGATGGGCTTTGTTCACACATTTACGCAGGCAAGCAGCATCAAGCCGTCATTTTGTCGGCACTGCTCTCGCTTG aTATGGGGATTTTACAAACAGCGATACAAATGCAAAG TGTGCGGGGTGAGCTGTCATAAAGACTGTCAGAGTCGTTTGGCCATTGAGTGCCGCAAGCGGACACAGAGCGTCAGCTGTGACAATGGCGCTTCATTTAAAGCCACACGCTCCCTCAGTTTTCCGCCTCCAACCAGCACCCAGACAATTGAAGAGTGTCCTG TCATCACGGATGGCTCTCAGGAGAAAGAGGATGAGGTTTTTGATGTCCACCTTTGA